The sequence cctggaatgcgaattttaGCAGGGGAACCCCGCCAAAATAACGCGTATTTTACCCCCCAGAATGCGATTTTCAACTGGAGACCCCCTTGAAACGCCATTGGCCTAGTTTTGAGTAGCGATAGGGAGGGTTTTCTTGTGGAAACCTGGCAACCCCGCTGTGCTCTAAACAACAGTTTACATATTGAATATGAAAACTGTCACTGAGAAACTTGAAAAACTATTCACATAaagtaaacacaaaataagaaaagcACATCATGCTTTTTATCACTGTGCCCCTAAGCCTTCCCTGTAGTAACCTACAGCAGCTGAAGTACAGAACTACTGTGGGAAGAACAGGATTGCAGAACTAATTTGTTGCTGACACACAATGCTGAGTTGTAAATCATGCTGTCTCTCTACTGTGTACATACATATCCACCCTTCCTTGGTACAAATAAAGGTGTGCGATCTCACCCTATAAGCTTTTGTGATTTCTCTTAAACGGCAAAGCAAGCAGAAACTAATATATTCAACTTCTGTTATGTGGCACACTGAACAGAGATCAGCAAATctgatacaatatatatatatatatatatatatatatatatatatatatatatatatatatatatatatatatatatatatatataatctccctctctttctctctcactatataatatatagcagAATTATCTTTAGAATGTAATCAGTAAtcataaacaattttaatttatgtcTGGATGtccaataaatacatttgaattatattattaactgaaagaaaatctattttcctttttttatttttgttgcgaTGCACTTTCCTTACATTCTCAGTTACCGACAAACCATTGCAGGTTAGTCGGAAGACAAATACACCTACAAATGTAGTAAATTGCCTTTTTATAAGCTAAAGTTGAAGCTTCTGATTTGTCAAGGAATTGCCAGAGTTGCGTAGTTCAGACTGATGACACAGAAGAAGCTGGGAGGAAACTCCATATAGGGCAAGACAGACAGACGATCAGTCAGACTCATAAAGTAGGCTCTCCTTATTCTCACACAGTTTGTGACTGCATCACACCTCAGTGTTTGACAGAAGAGAAGAAGATGATGTCTTGTAAATTTCCTTTGACAGCAAACAAGGGAATGAAGAACAGGGCGTTGATAGTGTCTGTGGAGGACTTCTATCCAGGTGTAGATCTGGACAACAGGAAAGGTGCGAAGAGAGACACTCAAAGACTTCACAAAACCCTCAGCAAGCTTGGCTTCTCTGTGGAAATCAGAATTGACATCGAAGCAGATGCAATCTATAAAGCATTTAAAGAAGGTAAGATATTTagtctaataattaaaaaaaatatatttccaagcagaattcatgtttcacatctgcaatgcttttttttttctctctcactctcttgagtttcttaaaaacatgttaCATAAGGTTATTTATTGGTGCCAAAGTCCCATGCTTGTTAATAACACTGTCCTCATTTATCAGCAAGCACAGATTAAACATAATTTATCTCTGGCACAAACTCTTTTAACTTGATGAAAAACAACTTGATTTTAATATGCAAAGAAATGAAGATTTGTGTTGGTTTTTGAGGATGTTGCTATCATCAGAAATGAATGAGTGAATCATATGAGCAATAAAACTACTAGTTGATTACAAAGTCACGCAGACTCAAATCTGAACACGATACGCAATATGAATGAAACAGATTGTGGCCTCAAACAATGACAGCTTATTAGACACAAGCAGAATTTgtggattatatttatttacgCATCATTAACTTTAAAGAATTCTTTGCCCTCCATCCTCAGAGAGCAAGAAGACGGTCAAAGACTGTTTTGTGGGAGTCATATCCAGTCACGGTGAGGAGGGTGTTGTGTTTGGCGCTGACGGAGGTGCTGTGAAACTGGCTGAGATCTACAGCTACTTTAGAGGCCCGTCGATGGCAGACAAGAGCAAGCTTTTCTTGATCCAGGTACATTTTGTGAAAACTTTCTCACAGACAAACCTTTTTTACTCCTATTCTTGCATAAGATCCTACTTCAGCAAATATCGATGGCTGTGTTGATATTACATTCGACTTTAGAATTCCTTGTACTCTCTGGAACCATTTGAAgcctaaaaatgttgttttgaatttgaactttTGAATTTTTGGGGTTTTCCTCTGTTTATTGCATGACTACTCACCAAATAAGTCCAtgcatggatgttaaatgttgatttgagttgatattatttcataattttacctgtacatttttcttaaagcTAGTAACTGAATGTTTATGATTATCATATCTTTCTGCTCTTCAGGCTTGTCGAGGGCATGGGTTGGATGAAGGTGTGGAGGTCGACTCTTCATTCTCAGAGGAAGAGGACGGAGTGTCTGAGCTGTTTTCCATCCCTATTGACACAGCAGTCATGTACGCCACATCTCCAGGTGTGATTTATTAACTCCATCACATTGTTTGCACTAAGATCACGAACTCTTCAGTTCTTCACTCACGTTCATTTCTTTTATAGGTTACGGTGCATTCATGCATCCTGCGGGCTCGGAGTTGATTCAAACCTTTTGTAATTTGCTAGAAGAAGAAGGAGGTCCAGATCTGGAGATCACAAGACTCCTGACTCGAATAAACTTCCAGGTGGCCTACAATTTTAAATCGAGAGGGAAAACGTTGGGCGGCAAGAAACAGATGCCGTGCTTTGTGACCCGCTTTACCAGAGAGGTTTTCCCGTTCAGGAAGATGGCAGCAGAAGAAGATTTGAGCTTGACCTTTGCAGCCACACAGCTTATCGATGAACCCAAAAGATCACGGAAGAGCTCCATCAGCTGAACAGAGAAAGAATATGTGGAGAAACTGATTCATCTTAACTcttctatccacctttttcctcaacgcggaagtaaacctatgggtgagacttccggttcattaggtgctataggtaaataacgaggagaataacaacgtgcagtaaacggtaaaactgtttgcagcacaaaccagtgtgttcttaattactATAACAGGTTAAAATagtatgataggacacatcaattgtcaatatcaagcagtaaaacgaactgttttgtacatctaaaaatagctggatgtaAATGAAACCGGAAGCTTTActcatagaatttacaaatggcaaTGCCCATTTTTATGTCAGGAAAAGGGTGGATAGCATCTCTCAAAGTATCTCACAGGAGACTGATAATGAATCAAGTGACGTCATGACATGTAAAGTTTCATGTCCAGCAGGAAGTGAGCAGTTGGAAAGTTGCATAATGTGACATGTCATGCTTTTTTAGTTCTCCATTTGTGTCATGTGTTTTTGCCATTGCTAccttttaaatttctatttaaatggctgttttctatcatatcatataaaatattataatcattctaatactgttttggtgctcaagaaacatttcttaatgcttaaaacagctgcttaataaaataaaaactaataataattttcaggattctttgatgaatagaaaacccaaatatacatatatatattggaataaaaacataataaatacgtgtctttactgtcacatttgatcaactcaatgtgtccttgcttaaataaaagtatacatttctttctaCAAATAGGAATGAAAAAtgacaaaccccaaacttttgaggtGTATATAATATACCTAAAGAGtaatcaaaataacaatttaaatagttttatagaATATAAGTATTATTGACATAAGTTTTGCTAGTAATAAACATTCTTAGAATAcctttgtgtaaaaaaaagagcttgaAATGTTTCATCTTTACAGTACAtttcttctactttttaaatatggCAAAATAGGCAAATGCAATGGCTTAGACATAACTGACCTAAATTAGAACAAcggaactaaaataaataaataaataaaaatatcaagcaATTGTGTTTAgtgtcaaaaacacaacatttacatAAGGTCTGACGCAACTGCCATTTTATTGTATTCCTGATGATTTCAGAGAATACTAATGTGATACA is a genomic window of Cyprinus carpio isolate SPL01 chromosome B10, ASM1834038v1, whole genome shotgun sequence containing:
- the LOC109061445 gene encoding caspase-7-like isoform X1; translation: MMSCKFPLTANKGMKNRALIVSVEDFYPGVDLDNRKGAKRDTQRLHKTLSKLGFSVEIRIDIEADAIYKAFKEESKKTVKDCFVGVISSHGEEGVVFGADGGAVKLAEIYSYFRGPSMADKSKLFLIQACRGHGLDEGVEVDSSFSEEEDGVSELFSIPIDTAVMYATSPGYGAFMHPAGSELIQTFCNLLEEEGGPDLEITRLLTRINFQVAYNFKSRGKTLGGKKQMPCFVTRFTREVFPFRKMAAEEDLSLTFAATQLIDEPKRSRKSSIS
- the LOC109061445 gene encoding caspase-7-like isoform X2 — translated: MKNRALIVSVEDFYPGVDLDNRKGAKRDTQRLHKTLSKLGFSVEIRIDIEADAIYKAFKEESKKTVKDCFVGVISSHGEEGVVFGADGGAVKLAEIYSYFRGPSMADKSKLFLIQACRGHGLDEGVEVDSSFSEEEDGVSELFSIPIDTAVMYATSPGYGAFMHPAGSELIQTFCNLLEEEGGPDLEITRLLTRINFQVAYNFKSRGKTLGGKKQMPCFVTRFTREVFPFRKMAAEEDLSLTFAATQLIDEPKRSRKSSIS